A single Microbacterium sulfonylureivorans DNA region contains:
- a CDS encoding ABC transporter ATP-binding protein has product MNLTVAAGEIVALVGLNGAGKTTLLKLATGMLRPDRGRVLIGGVDISAMTSENWKGVGHFIDGPALYAELTVRQNLHLAALMRGTAPSAVDSTLTALGLERLADRRARQLSLGNRQRVGIAAALQHSPVLLILDEPANSLDPAGVLLLRDLLLERKDAGGGVLISSHHLDEVARLADRILVMNRGCLIGDLEPGGRDLERALFERLRLDDLSRVAR; this is encoded by the coding sequence GTGAACCTGACGGTCGCCGCCGGCGAGATCGTGGCACTGGTCGGTCTCAATGGCGCCGGCAAGACGACACTGCTCAAACTCGCCACCGGGATGCTCCGTCCAGACCGCGGCCGCGTCCTCATTGGTGGGGTTGACATCAGCGCGATGACGTCGGAGAACTGGAAGGGCGTCGGGCACTTCATCGACGGGCCGGCACTGTACGCGGAGTTGACAGTTCGACAGAACCTTCATCTTGCGGCCCTCATGCGCGGGACGGCGCCGAGCGCGGTCGACTCGACCCTGACCGCCCTCGGGCTGGAACGGCTCGCCGATCGCCGGGCACGGCAGCTGTCTCTGGGAAACAGGCAGCGCGTCGGGATCGCCGCCGCCCTTCAGCATTCGCCGGTCCTGCTGATCCTCGACGAGCCTGCGAACTCGCTCGACCCAGCCGGTGTTCTGTTGTTGCGAGATCTGCTTCTGGAGCGCAAAGACGCGGGCGGGGGCGTGCTGATCAGCAGTCACCACCTGGACGAGGTGGCCAGACTCGCCGACAGAATCCTGGTGATGAACCGCGGCTGCTTGATCGGCGACTTGGAACCGGGCGGCCGCGACCTCGAGCGTGCCCTCTTCGAAAGACTCCGTCTCGACGATCTGAGCCGGGTGGCGCGGTGA
- a CDS encoding TetR/AcrR family transcriptional regulator produces the protein MGKADTRARLLAAALELVAAKGFESTTAGEIAARAGVSEMTFFRHFPTKAAVLVDDPYDPLIAEAIRRRPREESAWEATVRGVADAWEAVSPPEEAAVRERLAIVAATPSLRAALAEGSAATTAAIVDALRDRAMPAEAGVVAAAIVAGLNEALLNWSMSGERMDAAIREALRVLGSR, from the coding sequence ATGGGCAAGGCGGATACGCGGGCGCGGCTGCTCGCCGCAGCGCTCGAGCTGGTTGCGGCGAAGGGGTTCGAGTCGACGACCGCGGGCGAGATCGCGGCGCGCGCAGGTGTATCGGAGATGACCTTCTTTCGGCATTTCCCGACCAAGGCGGCGGTGCTGGTGGATGATCCGTACGATCCGTTGATCGCGGAGGCGATCCGTCGTCGCCCCAGGGAGGAGTCGGCGTGGGAGGCGACGGTCCGCGGTGTGGCGGATGCGTGGGAGGCGGTCAGTCCACCCGAGGAGGCTGCCGTGCGGGAGCGGCTCGCGATCGTGGCGGCGACACCGTCCCTTCGGGCGGCGCTGGCTGAGGGCAGTGCGGCGACGACCGCCGCGATCGTCGATGCCCTGCGCGACCGGGCGATGCCCGCCGAGGCCGGTGTGGTGGCTGCCGCGATCGTCGCTGGGCTCAACGAGGCGCTGCTGAACTGGTCGATGTCGGGGGAGCGGATGGATGCCGCCATCCGCGAGGCCCTGCGCGTGCTGGGGAGCAGATGA
- a CDS encoding TetR/AcrR family transcriptional regulator — MRSVPTDDLTMRARIRDAAIELFGVRGFDRTTIRQIAEAVGASPALIVHHFGSKDGLRSVCDDYVVTTLLADRGAVVDGPDADAVASLLAATGEYRSRLDYLARLVTEPSEAGARVFDAFLAHTRQMLRDAAAGGPLQPMSDPDVTALLLTAYGLAPLLLQAHLGRILGVDPLSPEGAEILAVPGLELFTRGIYRDESLLRATEEALTRGMGPRSDKGEGDPNQDPDPPVADAPLDPDL, encoded by the coding sequence ATGCGTTCAGTCCCCACCGATGACCTCACGATGCGGGCGCGGATTCGCGATGCCGCGATCGAGCTCTTCGGTGTCCGCGGATTCGATCGCACGACGATCCGGCAGATCGCTGAGGCCGTGGGCGCGAGTCCCGCGCTGATCGTGCACCACTTCGGCTCGAAGGATGGCCTGCGCTCTGTCTGCGACGACTACGTCGTGACGACTCTCCTCGCCGACAGAGGAGCGGTCGTGGACGGTCCCGACGCGGATGCGGTCGCGAGCCTGCTCGCCGCCACAGGCGAGTATCGATCGCGACTCGACTACCTCGCCCGGCTGGTCACGGAGCCGAGCGAAGCCGGCGCACGAGTTTTCGATGCGTTCCTCGCACACACTCGGCAGATGCTGCGAGACGCGGCGGCGGGAGGGCCGCTGCAACCGATGTCGGACCCCGACGTGACCGCGCTCCTGCTGACGGCGTACGGGCTGGCCCCGCTCCTCCTGCAAGCACACCTCGGGCGCATCCTCGGCGTGGACCCGCTGTCCCCGGAGGGCGCGGAGATCTTGGCCGTGCCCGGGCTGGAGCTTTTCACTCGCGGAATCTACCGTGACGAATCGCTGCTCCGCGCAACCGAGGAGGCCCTGACCCGAGGGATGGGTCCCCGCAGCGACAAGGGAGAAGGGGACCCGAATCAGGATCCGGATCCTCCGGTGGCCGACGCGCCACTCGATCCCGACCTCTGA
- a CDS encoding ABC transporter ATP-binding protein, with protein MTVAIHTRALSKRYGSHTAVHGLDLNVERGCVFGLIGPNGAGKTTTLRMLLDIIRPTTGEITVLGANPRSAGPDLRRRIGYIPGELRLEGRATGRRLLQHLAEISGPVEAGAIETLAERLDLDLTRPVRTLSKGNKQKVGLVQAFMHRPELLVLDEPTSGLDPLVQREFLALLREAREAGQTVLLSSHVLSEIQQAADDVAVLAQGELVAEGAVASLRIASVRRIRATLSGASSEAVRAALAEVPDLGDVDVTAAGDLVRIAAIARGEIDAVIRVLAASTIRDLTVEEPDLEESVLDLYARRGANS; from the coding sequence ATGACCGTGGCAATACACACCCGCGCGCTCTCGAAGCGCTACGGGTCGCACACCGCCGTACACGGGCTGGATCTGAACGTCGAGCGCGGCTGCGTGTTCGGCTTGATCGGCCCCAACGGCGCCGGCAAGACGACCACCCTTCGCATGCTGCTCGACATCATCCGCCCCACCACGGGCGAGATCACCGTCCTCGGCGCCAACCCTCGATCCGCCGGTCCGGACCTGCGCCGACGCATCGGCTACATTCCCGGGGAGTTGCGGCTGGAGGGACGCGCAACGGGCCGCCGGCTTCTCCAGCATCTCGCAGAGATCAGCGGGCCAGTCGAGGCCGGCGCGATCGAAACGCTCGCGGAGCGGCTCGACCTCGACCTCACCCGCCCCGTGCGGACCCTGTCGAAGGGGAACAAGCAGAAGGTCGGACTGGTGCAGGCCTTCATGCACCGCCCTGAGCTCCTCGTGCTCGACGAGCCGACCAGCGGTCTCGACCCGCTGGTTCAACGCGAGTTCCTCGCGTTGCTCCGCGAGGCCCGGGAAGCAGGACAGACGGTATTGCTTAGCTCCCATGTGCTGAGCGAGATCCAGCAGGCCGCAGACGATGTGGCCGTCCTCGCTCAAGGAGAGCTGGTCGCCGAAGGCGCAGTGGCATCGTTGCGCATCGCGAGCGTGCGCCGCATTCGTGCGACGCTGTCCGGCGCGAGCTCCGAGGCGGTGCGGGCTGCGCTCGCCGAGGTTCCGGACCTCGGTGATGTCGATGTCACCGCCGCCGGTGACCTGGTGCGGATTGCGGCCATTGCGCGAGGCGAGATCGATGCGGTCATCCGAGTCCTCGCCGCGTCGACCATCCGTGATCTGACGGTAGAGGAGCCGGACCTCGAGGAGTCTGTGCTCGATCTGTATGCACGACGAGGGGCGAACTCATGA
- a CDS encoding ABC transporter permease subunit, with amino-acid sequence MTAATAISTRAIRRPLPVLRRWLDDGWRGLIGWSAGLVVVALVYLPLFPSMQSPELAGLLDSLPPELVRTLGYTSLTTGAGYAQATFFGLIGFVLITIAAIGWGAAFIGGAEESGRLELTLAHGVGRVGYAVESAAALVLKLIALGVVAGVVVWAVNGPAELGLTGANLLAVTTAWVGVGLLSGSAALLAGAAAGRRIWGIGVGSGVAVAGYVIQAIANNSDDLDGLRVMSPFDWAFGQSPLANGADWPGLLALWGGSAVLIALSTFALTRRDVVG; translated from the coding sequence ATGACCGCGGCGACGGCGATTTCCACGCGTGCCATCAGAAGGCCGCTGCCTGTGCTTCGCCGGTGGCTCGACGACGGCTGGCGAGGCCTGATCGGCTGGTCGGCCGGCCTGGTCGTCGTGGCGCTGGTCTACCTGCCGCTGTTCCCGTCGATGCAGTCGCCAGAGCTCGCCGGCCTCCTCGATTCACTGCCCCCTGAGCTGGTCCGCACCCTTGGATACACCAGCCTCACCACTGGCGCCGGGTATGCGCAGGCCACCTTCTTCGGCCTCATCGGGTTCGTGCTGATCACGATCGCGGCGATCGGCTGGGGTGCGGCGTTCATCGGCGGCGCGGAGGAATCCGGACGCCTCGAGCTCACCCTCGCCCACGGTGTCGGACGAGTCGGGTACGCCGTGGAGAGCGCAGCCGCCCTGGTACTGAAGCTGATCGCGCTCGGCGTGGTCGCGGGCGTCGTCGTCTGGGCGGTGAACGGACCGGCTGAGCTCGGCCTGACGGGGGCGAACCTCCTCGCCGTGACGACCGCGTGGGTCGGCGTCGGACTGCTGTCCGGATCCGCTGCGCTCCTCGCCGGTGCCGCGGCCGGGCGCCGCATCTGGGGCATCGGGGTGGGTTCAGGCGTCGCCGTCGCCGGCTACGTGATCCAGGCGATCGCCAACAACAGCGACGACCTCGACGGGTTGCGGGTGATGTCCCCGTTCGACTGGGCGTTCGGACAGTCACCCCTCGCGAACGGGGCGGACTGGCCAGGGCTTCTCGCGCTGTGGGGCGGGTCCGCCGTGCTGATCGCGCTGTCGACATTCGCGCTCACACGGCGCGACGTGGTCGGCTGA
- a CDS encoding alanine:cation symporter family protein has translation MAADYYGESNVEFITTSPAVLTGYRIMVVVAVLTGSVAGADLVWNFADGVMGLMALTNLIAIGLLSGIAFKLLKDYTAQRRAGRDPVFTRDILPEVTGVERWEDELTVTGPSMYRHADVKPRSTATTCTSTTDLSASSTSPCWTVTRCASATKCTSPVLRCRWTLFDPPLARGLRSLGCSPEATT, from the coding sequence GTGGCTGCTGACTACTACGGCGAATCCAACGTCGAGTTCATCACCACCAGCCCCGCCGTGCTCACCGGCTACCGCATCATGGTCGTCGTGGCCGTGCTCACCGGGTCCGTCGCGGGCGCCGACCTGGTCTGGAACTTCGCCGACGGAGTGATGGGGCTCATGGCACTCACCAATCTCATCGCCATCGGTCTGCTTTCCGGCATCGCATTCAAGCTTCTCAAGGACTACACCGCGCAGCGACGGGCGGGCAGAGACCCCGTCTTCACGCGCGACATCCTGCCCGAAGTCACCGGCGTGGAGCGCTGGGAAGACGAGCTCACCGTTACCGGCCCATCGATGTACAGACACGCAGACGTCAAGCCGAGAAGCACCGCGACCACCTGCACGAGCACGACTGACCTAAGCGCATCCTCAACTTCTCCGTGCTGGACGGTAACGCGATGCGCGTCGGCCACGAAATGCACGTCGCCCGTCCTGCGTTGCCGATGGACGCTGTTCGACCCTCCGCTCGCACGCGGGCTGAGGTCACTCGGTTGCTCGCCGGAGGCGACGACGTGA
- a CDS encoding alpha/beta hydrolase: protein MRPQIGLAFAVPLVHLAASRDLWTGRSGDRVRLDLIPTSGRAGVRTLPSLRSRGVPPRHARGPQSRGSERARVWLFSSTRVVGRSAHWIACIGSARRPLAHRMPHTEPMVRRQLVATSAGVVEIVHLPGDGPPVLFFPGGHCRASTDCGWNMYTALGHEVISFSRPGYGGTRVGRLSAAEFTPIVREVCEELGISSVAASVGVSFGGLQAIHVAAGKRSPAQRLILHSCAPSSLSYPDSRPEVVLGPVLFSPALQGLVWNAVRASIRSDAGLRMILSQLSNLPVSEWWGRMSDTDKDEARRLLRAMRSDCGFVNDLRQGRNREAAARRQAMSRVHCPTLVTASRHDGGVAFAHAEDFARVLPDSILVELDSPTHLFWIGPAKGQLLRIIASFIERPTSV, encoded by the coding sequence ATGCGGCCGCAGATCGGTCTCGCGTTCGCAGTGCCGCTGGTTCATCTCGCCGCTTCTCGAGATCTCTGGACAGGGCGCTCAGGCGATCGAGTGCGGCTCGATCTGATCCCCACTTCCGGGCGAGCCGGCGTTCGAACGCTGCCTTCGCTTCGGTCGCGAGGTGTTCCCCCTCGGCACGCTCGAGGGCCGCAATCGCGCGGGTCTGAGCGAGCTCGCGTTTGGCTGTTTAGCAGTACCCGCGTCGTTGGCAGGAGTGCGCATTGGATTGCATGCATTGGCTCGGCCCGACGTCCACTTGCGCATCGAATGCCTCACACTGAACCCATGGTTCGGCGGCAGCTAGTGGCGACGAGCGCCGGAGTTGTAGAGATCGTGCATTTGCCGGGAGACGGGCCCCCGGTGTTGTTCTTCCCTGGGGGCCATTGCCGCGCGTCCACGGACTGCGGCTGGAACATGTACACCGCGCTCGGGCACGAGGTCATCTCGTTCTCGCGCCCGGGATACGGTGGCACTCGCGTTGGTCGACTCAGTGCTGCTGAATTCACCCCGATCGTTCGTGAGGTGTGTGAAGAGCTGGGGATCTCGTCCGTTGCGGCGTCGGTAGGGGTGTCGTTCGGAGGCCTTCAGGCGATACACGTCGCGGCCGGCAAGCGGTCGCCGGCGCAGCGCCTGATTCTCCATAGCTGCGCGCCCTCCAGCCTGAGTTATCCAGACAGTCGGCCAGAGGTGGTCCTAGGGCCGGTGCTGTTCTCCCCAGCGTTGCAAGGTCTGGTTTGGAATGCAGTTCGAGCTTCGATCCGGTCGGATGCGGGGCTGCGCATGATCCTGTCGCAACTGTCGAACCTGCCCGTCAGCGAGTGGTGGGGCCGAATGAGCGACACGGACAAAGATGAAGCCCGCCGACTGTTGCGGGCGATGCGATCAGACTGTGGGTTTGTCAACGACCTTCGCCAAGGTCGCAACCGCGAGGCTGCGGCGCGGCGGCAAGCGATGTCGCGTGTTCATTGCCCAACTCTGGTGACCGCCTCCAGACACGACGGTGGGGTGGCTTTTGCTCATGCGGAGGACTTTGCTCGCGTTCTGCCTGACTCCATCCTGGTAGAGCTCGATTCTCCAACGCACCTCTTTTGGATCGGCCCTGCCAAAGGGCAGTTGCTCCGGATCATCGCTTCCTTCATCGAAAGGCCAACCAGCGTCTGA
- a CDS encoding YdeI/OmpD-associated family protein: protein MVSFADKPILDLTVKEWAGYLAGEPSADGVRLKLRKKSSTALGMTWTEALDVALCFGWIDGQMARLDDDYVLHAFSPRRKNSPWSQVNRDHVARLMDEGLMREGGIAEIERAKADGRWDAAYRQKDAAPPPELQEALDANPAAAAFVAGLTKAERFRIYFRLNAIKTPAVRTARVRDVVDKAARGIQHYS, encoded by the coding sequence ATGGTGAGCTTCGCCGACAAGCCGATCCTCGACCTTACGGTCAAGGAGTGGGCGGGATACCTGGCGGGCGAGCCGAGCGCGGACGGAGTGCGCCTGAAGTTGCGCAAGAAGAGCTCGACCGCTCTGGGCATGACGTGGACCGAAGCGCTGGACGTGGCGCTCTGCTTCGGCTGGATCGACGGGCAGATGGCTCGTCTGGACGATGACTACGTCCTCCATGCCTTCTCGCCTCGACGCAAGAACAGCCCCTGGTCCCAGGTCAACCGCGATCACGTCGCCCGGCTCATGGATGAGGGCCTAATGCGCGAGGGCGGGATCGCCGAGATCGAACGTGCCAAGGCAGACGGACGGTGGGACGCGGCATACCGACAGAAGGATGCCGCTCCTCCGCCCGAACTCCAGGAGGCCCTCGACGCCAACCCGGCCGCGGCCGCGTTCGTGGCCGGTTTGACGAAGGCCGAGCGGTTCCGCATCTACTTCCGTCTCAACGCGATCAAGACTCCGGCCGTGCGGACAGCGCGCGTCCGAGACGTGGTCGACAAGGCCGCACGCGGCATCCAGCACTACAGCTGA
- a CDS encoding carboxypeptidase regulatory-like domain-containing protein, with protein MDAEFSYQWYADGVPITGRSDQQMTLTSSQAGKRISFKVTVVRPGLQPTPVMSLATPRVSTVGAPTVTRTVDWRTMSVSPGSWPAGTTLSYQWLMNGFAIDGATKTTLVVPSDAQYVIISVLVTATRPGYETVAVDANMERKPMLLQRRLNSGAAAELPAAQQNGGMAGYLMNDRGTGPVAGARVRVYAAGSGLDNAPLRLVKTLTSDGDGHVAVADLYPGLYCVWIDPPAGSGLRVVRADCRTGQAGVQVFAGSVTDVSQILDMGGRLTGTVSSSIGSKVAGAVVTVYGHSLGPPGQMTMLAIARTTTGTNGQYTVAGLPTGYYVHFAGPTSLSHRPEWWSQRRTARSANHVTASAGGTATANANLKTYLPIGIPTISGVANIGSPLTATHPINTGAIYTYQWFANGVAIPGATKKKLTLPATVEGKAISVRVVGSRSSFLTTTRTSAVTAKVMRSTSPTITGSVAVGRTLTASVGSWTTGTTFTYQWYRNAVAITGATGRTHQLAVADRDARITVRAQGHKTGYATVTRPSAATTLVAKITYPTITGTAKVGGVLTAVPGEWTPGTVLSYQWNANGAPIAGARSAKLLLSPAHRGATITVKVTGAKAGYTTFALTSATTSKVS; from the coding sequence GTGGACGCCGAGTTCTCCTATCAGTGGTACGCAGACGGTGTGCCGATCACCGGCCGCAGCGATCAGCAGATGACCCTGACGAGCTCGCAGGCGGGAAAACGGATCTCCTTCAAGGTGACCGTCGTCCGGCCGGGTTTGCAGCCAACCCCGGTGATGTCGCTCGCGACGCCGCGCGTCAGCACGGTTGGCGCACCGACGGTGACACGGACGGTGGACTGGCGCACGATGTCGGTTTCTCCCGGCTCGTGGCCCGCCGGGACGACCCTCTCGTATCAGTGGCTCATGAATGGCTTCGCCATCGACGGAGCCACCAAGACGACGTTGGTGGTTCCCTCCGACGCCCAGTACGTGATCATCAGCGTCCTGGTCACGGCGACAAGGCCCGGGTACGAGACGGTTGCGGTCGACGCCAACATGGAGCGAAAGCCCATGCTGCTGCAGCGACGGCTGAACAGCGGAGCCGCTGCGGAACTTCCGGCTGCCCAGCAGAACGGCGGCATGGCGGGGTATCTGATGAACGATCGCGGCACGGGGCCTGTCGCCGGCGCGCGAGTGCGCGTCTATGCGGCGGGATCTGGTCTGGATAATGCGCCACTGCGACTGGTGAAAACCCTCACCTCGGACGGCGACGGGCACGTTGCAGTCGCCGACCTGTACCCGGGTCTGTACTGCGTGTGGATCGACCCGCCTGCCGGCTCGGGTCTCAGGGTCGTACGAGCCGACTGCCGCACCGGCCAAGCGGGCGTGCAGGTGTTCGCCGGCTCCGTCACGGACGTGTCCCAGATCCTCGACATGGGCGGCCGGCTCACAGGCACCGTCAGTTCGTCGATCGGCTCCAAAGTCGCCGGCGCCGTCGTGACCGTGTACGGCCATTCACTGGGTCCTCCCGGACAGATGACGATGCTCGCGATTGCTCGCACGACGACCGGAACGAACGGCCAATACACGGTCGCCGGCCTCCCGACCGGGTATTACGTCCACTTCGCGGGACCTACCAGCCTGTCGCACCGACCGGAGTGGTGGTCGCAGAGACGAACCGCACGTTCCGCCAACCACGTGACGGCCAGTGCCGGTGGGACGGCGACCGCGAACGCGAACCTGAAAACCTACCTGCCCATCGGCATCCCCACGATCTCCGGCGTCGCCAATATCGGCAGCCCGCTCACCGCGACGCACCCGATCAACACGGGTGCGATCTACACCTACCAATGGTTCGCAAACGGAGTCGCGATCCCCGGAGCGACGAAGAAGAAACTCACCCTGCCGGCCACGGTCGAGGGCAAAGCGATCTCGGTTCGGGTGGTCGGATCCCGGTCGAGCTTCCTCACCACAACCCGGACATCGGCTGTCACCGCGAAGGTGATGCGCAGCACCTCTCCGACGATCACCGGTTCCGTAGCCGTCGGCCGCACCCTCACCGCGTCGGTCGGCTCGTGGACGACAGGCACCACGTTCACGTACCAGTGGTACCGCAACGCGGTCGCGATCACCGGAGCGACAGGGCGTACGCACCAGCTCGCCGTCGCTGACCGAGACGCCCGCATCACCGTCCGCGCTCAGGGCCACAAGACCGGATACGCAACTGTGACCCGGCCGTCGGCTGCCACGACGCTGGTCGCCAAGATCACCTATCCCACCATCACCGGCACGGCAAAGGTCGGCGGTGTTCTGACAGCTGTGCCCGGCGAGTGGACGCCCGGTACCGTGCTCAGCTACCAATGGAACGCAAACGGCGCGCCGATCGCTGGGGCGAGATCAGCCAAACTCCTGCTTTCCCCGGCACACCGGGGCGCAACCATCACGGTCAAAGTCACAGGAGCAAAGGCGGGCTACACCACCTTCGCCCTGACCTCGGCCACAACCTCCAAAGTAAGCTAA